In a genomic window of Leptidea sinapis chromosome 14, ilLepSina1.1, whole genome shotgun sequence:
- the LOC126968025 gene encoding uncharacterized protein LOC126968025: MSGNWNNDDVYKLIEMFQAREVLWNTMSESYKDRNKKHDAWMEIASEFNMDKKVIEKKIRSLVGQFNRECKSNKSGAGANESSKWFAFKKLMFLKGKNIPSLTVDGGLQGNEENRIASENTLSLNETGNTVTDETTGTPFATPKPFRKRRRPEVEQDPTQQEAVNILQRMYESRKSRDENDAFGEYVSMKLKQIKNSHAKNTAQHHINNILYNATMGQYDFPTTFTDPTASSSWGYNSEPNLSTFSENNADCSSRGYYTAPSPSASFETSSSDNSRTHTRTSARTQSPSNLSESSQDSTQSLNDLLESIKN; this comes from the exons ATGTCCGGTAATTGGAATAACGATGATGTTTACAAACTGATTGAAATGTTTCAAGCAAGAGAAGTACTATGGAACACGATGTCAGAGAGCTACAAAGaccgaaataaaaaacacgATGCTTGGATGGAAATTGCCAGTGAATTTAATAtggataaaaaagtaattgaaaaaaagATTCGATCACTCGTAGGTCAATTTAACCGAGAATGTAAATCTAATAAATCTGGTGCAGGAGCTAATGAGTCAAGTAAATGgtttgcatttaaaaaactcATGTTCCTTAAAGGCAAAAATATTCCAAGTTTAACTGTCGATGGAGGGTTGCAg GGTAACgaagaaaacagaattgctTCAGAAAACACTCTCAGTTTGAACGAAACAGGAAATACTGTCACTGATGAAACTACGGGCACGCCTTTCGCCACCCCAAAACCATTTCGGAAAAGAAGACGGCCTGAAGTAGAACAAGATCCAACACAAcaagaagctgtaaatattttacaaagaatgtacGAATCTAGAAAAAGCAGGGATGAAAATGACGCATTTGGAGAGTATGTCTCGATgaaactgaaacaaataaaaaacagtcaTGCTAAGAATACTGCTCAACAtcacattaacaatattttgtacaatgcGACAATGGGACAATATGATTTTCCAACAACCTTTACAGACCCAACCGCTAGTAGTTCCTGGGGATACAACTCTGAACCAAATCTATCCACTTTTTCGGAAAATAATGCTGACTGTAGCTCGAGAGGATACTACACCGCACCGAGTCCCTCGGCTTCATTTGAAACCAGTTCTTCGGATAACTCCAGGACACATACTCGTACCAGCGCAAGAACACAGAGTCCGTCTAATTTATCGGAATCAAGCCAAGATTCGACCCAATCATTAAACGATTTGTTGGaatcaatcaaaaattaa
- the LOC126968010 gene encoding putative nuclease HARBI1 — MEEDLLIGIAFIFCLKKKKKRSYWMRQTLKARGKYSATDYLKDLGIDGCLKDFIRMNSSEFEYLQNLIGAKIGKRDTTFRKSVSVTERLAVTLRFLATGSSYKSLGNVFKLSDQVISIIVPEVCEALNEVLKEYIQIPTTPQEWLHVANSFEEKWNFPNCLGSIDGKHVAIQKPIDSGSEYYNYKGFYSVVLLAIVDAEYNFLYVNIGCQGRISDGGVFANTKFRNKINDNSLKIPSDSSLPGRNKPLPYVFVTDDAFPLQKHLLKPFPGPQDSNSKERIFSYRLSRARRTVENAFGILSARFRVLRTTILLDPEKTTTLIMTCVLLHNFIRKTESSMIYAPSQYYDGDDIVTGTRIDGQWRLEQQQLTPLEACESLTDDGKEIRKEFAEYFSNEGFLDWASKYY, encoded by the exons ATGGAAGAAGATTTGCTCATTGgaatagcttttattttttgtttaaaaaagaagaaaaagcgcTCTTATTGGATGCGCCAAACGCTAAAAGCTAGAGGAAAATATAGTGCCACAGACTATCTCAAGGATTTAGGTATTGATGGTTgcttaaaagattttataagaATGAACAGTTCCGAATTTGAAtatctacaaaatttaattggGGCAAAAATAGGCAAACGAGACACTACATTTAGAAAATCTGTAAGTGTGACGGAAAGACTTGCGGTAACGTTAAGATTTTTGGCAACTGGTAGCAGTTATAAAAGTCTTGGAAATGTGTTCAAGTTGTCAGACCAAGTGATATCTATTATCGTACCAGAAGTGTGCGAGGCTCTCAATGAGGTTTTAAAGGAATACATACAG ATACCAACAACACCTCAAGAGTGGCTACACGTGGCAAATTCATTTGAAGAAAAATGGAATTTCCCAAATTGCTTAGGAAGTATCGATGGAAAGCACGTAGCCATACAAAAGCCAATTGATAGCGGCAGTGAATATTACAACTATAAAGGATTTTACAGCGTTGTACTTTTAGCGATAGTGGACGCAGAATACAACTTTCTGTACGTGAATATTGGCTGCCAAGGACGCATAAGTGATGGCGGAGTTTTCGCAAACACaaaatttcgaaataaaattaacgacaatagtttaaaaatacccAGTGACAGCTCACTACCAGGCAGAAACAAACCTCTTCCTTATGTGTTCGTAACAGATGATGCGTTCCCTTTacaaaaacacttattaaaaCCTTTTCCAGGACCACAGGATAGCAATTCTAAGGAAAGAATCTTCAGTTATAGACTGAGTCGTGCGAGGAGAACAGTAGAGAACGCATTTGGGATTTTGTCAGCCAGATTTAGAGTTTTACGAACTACAATATTATTAGATCCAGAAAAAACTACTACTTTAATTATGACATGCGTGCTACtgcataattttataagaaaaactgAATCGAGCATGATTTACGCTCCATCTCAATACTATGATGGAGATGACATAGTAACTGGTACACGTATCGATGGACAATGGAGATTAGAACAGCAGCAATTAACACCACTTGAAGCATGTGAATCCCTGACAGATGATgggaaagaaataagaaaagaattcgcagaatatttttcaaatgaagGGTTTTTGGACTGGgcatctaaatattattaa